A genomic region of Solanum dulcamara chromosome 2, daSolDulc1.2, whole genome shotgun sequence contains the following coding sequences:
- the LOC129874961 gene encoding transcription factor MYB16-like — protein MGRSKCCDKEGLKKGPWTHDEDQKLSSFIDKHGCGNWRALPAKAGLLRCGKSCRLRWINYLRPDIKRGKFSLQEERTIIHLHALLGNRWSAIATYLPSRTDNEIKNYWNSHLKKRLTKLGIDPMTHKPNGTAGSSKYVANLSHMAEWESARLEAEARLVRKSKILFNNNNMTSHNYNIKNHTTISQQLVPYYQQLPCLDIVKAWQMTSTKLPTINDISAILLNNSRNKNLESSSIPSTLNSSDIFFTNNVPTTTTTKAGDDHQNPYNLSTINSCFEDDYLQTELPSFMQEFSGLFPEYTQNSANGQLDNFMGSCSGDFEDNKLLINWNNNFPNYLVNSPIGSPVF, from the exons ATGGGAAGATCCAAATGTTGTGATAAAGAGGGATTGAAGAAAGGGCCATGGACACATGATGAGGACCAAAAACTATCGTCTTTCATTGACAAACATGGTTGTGGTAACTGGCGTGCTTTGCCTGCTAAAGCTG gTCTACTGAGATGTGGAAAGAGTTGTAGGCTAAGATGGATAAATTATCTAAGGCCTGATATCAAGAGAGGAAAATTCAGTTTACAAGAAGAAAGAACCATCATTCACCTTCATGCTCTTCTTGGAAACAG ATGGTCAGCAATAGCAACTTATTTGCCAAGCAGAACAGATAACGAGATAAAAAACTACTGGAACTCACATTTGAAGAAGAGATTAACCAAATTGGGCATTGATCCAATGACTCACAAGCCAAATGGTACTGCAGGCTCATCAAAATATGTTGCAAATCTTAGTCATATGGCTGAATGGGAAAGTGCAAGATTAGAAGCAGAAGCTAGACTTGTTCGTAAATCCAAAATCCTcttcaataacaataacatgACTAGTCACAATTACAACATTAAAAACCATACTACTATTTCCCAACAATTAGTACCTTATTATCAACAACTCCCTTGTCTTGACATAGTAAAAGCATGGCAAATGACTAGCACAAAATTACCAACAATAAATGACATTAGTGCCATTCTTCTTAATAATTCAAGGAACAAGAACCTCGAATCATCATCAATACCATCAACTTTAAATTCCTCAGATATTTTTTTCACGAACAATGTACcaactactactactacaaAAGCTGGTGATGATCATCAAAATCCTTATAATTTGTCTACAATCAACTCATGTTTTGAAGATGATTATCTCCAAACAGAACTTCCAAGTTTCATGCAGGAATTTTCGGGGCTATTTCCGGAATATACACAAAATTCAGCAAATGGACAATTGGATAATTTCATGGGAAGCTGTTCTGGAGATTTTGAAGACAACAAGTTACTAATTAATTGGAACAATAATTTCCCTAATTATTTGGTCAATTCACCTATTGGTTCTCCAGTATTCTGA